GGCTGATGCCCGTGAAACAGGTTGATGAGAAAATATTGACCATCAATAAAACTTCTTCTCTTTATAAATTGATTCCAGAGTTTTGGCCATTTTCTTAAATAAGTGCCGTGCACTTAAATGAAAAAATTCTCTCTTTAAATGCATTTTTCTCTCAATTAAGTGCACGGCACTTATTTCAAAATTGACATTCATCGACTCCTTCGTTCTAGTCTTTCTATGCACCGCATTGTTTCTCTCATCGCCAGCAGTACTGAAATCATCTGCGCCTTAGGGTGTCGTGATCAGATGGTCGGTCGATCGCATGAATGCGATTACCCGGAATCAGTCAAAGCTCTTCCGTGTTGTACCGAAGTCAAATTTGGAACGCATGGAACAAGTTACGAAATTGACCAACGCGTCAAAGCGATTGTCCAGGAAGGGCTCTCTGTTTATCGCGTCAAAGGAGAGATGCTGAAACATTTACGCCCTGATGTGATTGTGACCCAAACGCAGTGTGAAGTGTGTGCGGTGAGTCTCAAAGATGTCGAAGCAGCGACCTGTGAACTCATGGGCGCTGATCTAAAAGTTGTCTCATTAGAGACCAACTGTCTCGCCGATTTATGGCGCGATATCAAAAAAGTCGGAGCTGCGCTCGATGTTGAGGAGAGAGCTGAGAAACTTATTGAATCCCTTCAGCAGCGCATTCGAAATATTGAAACCCGTGTTGCTGATGTCAGCCGAAAACCAACTGTCGCGTGTATCGAGTGGATTGATCCTTTAATGAGTGCTGGCAACTGGATGCCGGAACTCGTAGAGCTTGCTGGTGGTGTGAATCTTTTTGGCATTGCCGGAAAACATTCTCCCTGGATGACATGGGAAGAACTGGTTCAAAAAAATCCCGATATCATTATAGTGCTTCCGTGTGGTTTTGATATTCCCCGCACGCTTGAAGAGATGCATCTTTTACGCGATCGCAAAGAGTGGAAAGCGCTGCGCGCTGTTCAGGTAGGACAAGTCATCATCGCGGATGGCAATCAATATTTCAATCGCCCCGGCCCACGACTTGTTGAGTCGCTCGAGATCCTTGCCGAAATTTTTCATCCCGATATGTTCGCTTTCGGACATGAAGGAACTGGCTGGAAGCGTTTTCTTTTTTAGCGCAACTTTTAATGGTTTTCTTTCGATAATGACGGAAACCATCATGGTGAGGGATGTATTAAGGAGGTCTTTATGTTCAGTGCAGGAGATAAGTTTCTTATTCAATGTCGCAGTGTTCAAGTAAAAGTAGGTGAAACTGGCTATGTCGAAGCGATGTTCACGCCAAGAGGAGATGAAAAAGTTGAAGGAGCGAAGTTATCTGAAATTCGAAAAGACCTTATTGGGAAAAGCGTGGAAGCTGTATGGAAGAGTGGAAAATATGCAAGAACGAATAACATTAAACATGGAAACGCAGGAATCTTTGATCCAAACGTGAAAAAAGCAGCAGAGGTTGCTCTGAGATCGCTTGAAACTGCCGTGGTTACAGCATGCGAAGTCGGGAACGATTTTGTGTTTCGAGGTTTTGAACCATCAGGAAGTGTGCAAACTTTTGCTGCAAATTTTGGAGATTATGACGATTCTCCACAAAAAGTTCGTTTCTACATTCCTTATCAAGAAGGAATGACACCAGCTCAAATTTCAGCAGAACTTATGCTTGCGGCGAAGAAGGCTGAAAGTGAATATGGAAAACTCGTTGGTGAAACTGATTAATCAACTCTTGCAAGAAGCAGAAAACATTCTCGCCCTATAGTGCTTTAACTTTTTAAATATGTCATCCTCGCGTAGGCGGGGATCCAGTGTTTTCAATATTTTCTGGATTCCTGCTTTCGCAGGAATGACACCATACTCACGCAAAGTTAATTTGGTAAAAAAGACACAAAATGACTTGCATCTTTTCAGTAATCCAGCTCTTTTCTCGACATGATTCTTTATAAGGGAGTGTTGAAAAATACCATCTTTGTCATCCCCGCGCAGGCGGGGATCCAGAAAGGTTAAACATCTGGATTCCTGCTTTCGCAGGAATGACATAGATTCTAAAAAGATCTTTTTGATGTGAAGATGCTAAAAAAGAGCAAAGATGATGAACAAAGATAAAGAAAAAAAGCGTGGGAAAAATGGAATCGTGAGAACCCGCCGATGAAGTTAACACCGGAGCAAGTATTGACTTGGCTCGATCAAGTTCGTGCTTTTATGTTTGAGGTCTGGGAAAAAAATCCGGAACTTCGAAAAAAATACGAAAATCTAAGAAAAGGATAGTTCTTTAAAGAGCATCAGAATGTTGAATATATTGTTCAAGCGAATTGATTGGCTCATTGCGCATGATGGTGAACGAGACAGTCTCCTCCAAAGCATTTGTGATCTCTTGAAAGAGAAAATTTCACACTACCATTGGGTCGGGTTTTATCTGGTTGATCCCCAAAAATCAGATGAACTTGTGCTTGGTCCTTATGCAGGAGAGCCGACGGATCATACGTGCATTCGCTTTGGACAGGGGATCTGCGGTCAGGCGGCTCAAACCAAAAAGACCTTTGTGGTGGCAGATGTGTCAAAAGAGACGAACTATCTCTCTTGTAGTGTGAAAGTAAAATCAGAAATCGTCGTTCCCATCATGAAAGATGGAACTATCGTGAGGACTCGATATTGACTCCCATCAACTTTCGGCATTTACTTCAAAAGATCGAGAATTTTTAGAAAAGATTTGCGCCAAAATAAGCAGTTTTTTTTAAGAACACGTTTGAAAATGCCGCAGACCAAAAGGTGCCAGAAATCTGCCAGACACCTTTTGGCTCATAAACCATGAAACGATTTTTAATCTATCTACTTGGTGTTTGCATTGGAGCAGTCTTTGTATGGAAATATCCCCTTATGAGGAGAAATGTGATGTCATTCTCAGAAACTTCATTGCATCGTGTGTTAGAGCAAGATTACGGCTGGCTCAATACCTCTCGACCGCTCAAAGCCGAGGATTTCAAAGGTCGCATTCTTCTTCTCGATTTTTGGACCTACTGTTGCATCAACTGTCTTCACGTGATTCCCGATCTGAAAAAACTCGAAGCAGAATTTGGCGAGCATCTCACCGTGATCGGAGTTCACTCTGGAAAATTTTTCAATGAACGCGATGAAGACAATATTCGCGCTGCTGTGCTTCGACATCATATCGAACATCCAGTTGTGAATGACGCACCATTTCGCATTTGGAAAAGTTTTGGCGTACGCGCGTGGCCAACGCTTGTGCTTTTAAATCCCGAAGGAAGAATCGATCGCATCTATTCTGGCGAGGGACATCTCAACGAACTTCGTGACGATATTGGGCGACTTCAGAAAGCATATACCGGAGGTTACAATATCGAACCTTTGCCTTTGAATCTCGAGGCAAATAAAAAATCTCCCTCGTTCCTGAAATTTCCAGGAAAACTTGCGTATGCTCCAGATCGAAAACTTCTTTTTGTTTCTGACTCAAGTCATCATCGAATTTTGGGAATGACGCTTCAGGGAGAGATTCAACTGGTTATCGGAGAAAAAGAGAGCGCGGGATGGAAAGAGGGGAGTTTTTCTGAAGCACGTTTCAATGGACCTCAAGGACTTTTGTATGTGCAGAATATTCTCTATGTTGCGGACACGGAAAATCATCTGCTTC
Above is a window of Deltaproteobacteria bacterium RIFCSPHIGHO2_02_FULL_44_16 DNA encoding:
- a CDS encoding cobalamin-binding protein is translated as MHRIVSLIASSTEIICALGCRDQMVGRSHECDYPESVKALPCCTEVKFGTHGTSYEIDQRVKAIVQEGLSVYRVKGEMLKHLRPDVIVTQTQCEVCAVSLKDVEAATCELMGADLKVVSLETNCLADLWRDIKKVGAALDVEERAEKLIESLQQRIRNIETRVADVSRKPTVACIEWIDPLMSAGNWMPELVELAGGVNLFGIAGKHSPWMTWEELVQKNPDIIIVLPCGFDIPRTLEEMHLLRDRKEWKALRAVQVGQVIIADGNQYFNRPGPRLVESLEILAEIFHPDMFAFGHEGTGWKRFLF